Genomic window (Molothrus ater isolate BHLD 08-10-18 breed brown headed cowbird unplaced genomic scaffold, BPBGC_Mater_1.1 matUn_MA731, whole genome shotgun sequence):
ACCAAAAACCACCAAAGAACCCCCAAAACTCGCCCGAATTCCGCCCGAATTCATCAAATTTCACGCCGATTTTCATCAAAAATTTCGCCCAAATTTTGCTCGATTTTCGCCCAAATTTTCACCCAAATttcccccaggtgtcccctgagCTTCTCCAGGTGCTTGGAACGCTCCTGAGATGCCACCACAGACGTTTCTAGTGCCAAAAACCACCAAAGAACCCCCAAAACTATCCCGAATTTCGCGCCGATTTTCATCAAAATTTCACCAAATTTCACCCAATTTCGCCTGATTTTCATCGAATTTTCGCCAAATTTCGCCCGATTTTTGCCCAAATTTCACCCAGGTGTCCCCTGAGCTTCTCCAGGTGCTTGGAACGCTCCTGAGATGCCACCACAGCTGGTCCGGATcaccaaaaaccaccaaaaacccccaaactcgCCCGAATTCGCTTGATTTTCATTGAAATTTCATCAAAATTTTCGCCAAATTTCGCCCGATTTTTGCCCAAATTTCATCCAAATTTCACCCCCAATTTtgcccaggtgtccctgagCATCTCCAGGTGCTTGGAACCCTCCTGAGATgccaccacagctgctcctaGTGCCAAAAACCACCAAAGCCCCCAAAACTCGCCCGAATTTCATCAAATTCCGCCAAATTTCGCCCGATTTTCATCAAAATTCACCAAATTTCACCCAATTTTCGCCCAAATTTCACCAAATTtttccccaggtgtcccctgagcttctccagctgctcaaACCCACCTGAGATGCCACCACAGCTGTTCCTAGTGCCAAAAAAcgcccccaaaaacccccaaaactcgCCCGAATTTCATCAAATTTCGCCAAATTTCGCCCGATTTTCAGCAAAATTTCACCAAATTCACCCAATTTCGCCCAAATTTCACCCCAAAtttccccaggtgtcccctgagCTTCTCCACATGCTCAAACCCACTTGAGATggcaccacagctgctcctAATGCcgaaaacccccaaaaacccccaaatttcgCCCGATTTTCATCgaattttcccccaaatttcaccTGATTTTCATCGAATTTTCACGAAATTTCGCCCGATTTTCGCCCAAATTTCgcccaggtgtcccctgagCTTCTCCAGGTGCTTGTAACGCTCCTGAGATgccaccacagctgctcctaATGAGAAAACCCACCCAAAATCCGCCCGATTTTCATTGAAATTTCACCCAAATTTCGCCCGAATTTCGCCCGATTTTCATCGAATTTTCGCCAAATTTCGCCCGAATTTCGCCGAATTTCCCCAGATTCGGCCCCGAGCGCCCCCCGGGCCCCACCTTCCTGGCCACGCCCCTCTTCCAGCGGCGCTCCTGGGCGAAGTCGGCCGCCAGCCACTGCATCTCCTCGCACAGGTAATCCCAGTGCACCTTGGGCCGCGCCGGCTCCGGCACCTTGGGCAGGCGGCGCAGGGACCAGAAACCCTCGCGCTTCATCTCGGCCACGCGGTGCTCGACCTCGCCTCCTGCGGGGACAGGGTGGGGTgaggaaatggggggaaaaatggggggaaaaaacaaaaaaaacggggaaaaaatCGGCAAAAATTTGGCAAAAATTCGGATTTTTTATTGGGAAAATTGAAGaaatttggggggtttttttagtCAAATTCTGCTGGAGGTTTTAgttggggacaggggagggataggggagaaaacagggaaaaaaaatgggggaaaaccaaaaaaaacggggaaaaaatCGGCAAAAAATCGGCAAAAATTCGGCAAAAATTCGGATTTTTTTATGGGAAAAATTGAAGGAGTTGGAGGGATTTGGGTGAAAAGTATCAGGAGGTTttacctggggacaggggagagaaacagcgaagaaaatgggggaaaaaacaaaaaaaacggggaaaaaatTGGCAAAAATTCGGCAAAAATTCGGATTTTTTATGGTTAAGTTTCgataaatttggggttttttggtcaAATTCTGCTGAAGGTTTTAgttggggacaggggagggacagggggtgAGAAACGgggagaaaatgggggaaaaaccaaaaaaaccagggaaaaaatCGGCAAAAATTCGGCAAAAATTCGGATTTTTTATGGGAAAAATTCCAGAAATTTGAATTATTTGGCTTAAAAATATCAGGAGGTTTTACCTGGGGAtagaggggacacaggtgagagaaacagtgaagaaaatgggggaaaaaccaaaaaaaacgggggaaaaaattggaaaaaattggaaaaaaaaattggcaaaaattggaaaaaattgcaaaaaattctgattttttatgggaaaaattgaaggaattttggggtttttttgtcaaatTCTGGTGAAGGTTTTAgttggggacaggggagggacagggggtgAGAAACGgggagaaaatgggggaaaaaacaaaaaaaacggggaaaaaatcagaaaaaaatttgaaaaaattggaaaaaattggaaaaaatttggattttttatgGTAAAAATtggagaattttggggttttttggtcaAATTCTGCTGAAGGTTttacctggggacaggggagggacagggggtgagaaatggggagaaaatggggggaaaaacaaaaaaaacggggaaaaaaatcggaaaaaatttgaaaaaattgcaaaaaattggaaaaaatttggattttttatggtaaaatttggagaaatttggggttttttggtcaAATTCTGCTGAAGGTTttacctggggacaggggagacccaaaggaaggaaaaaattagaaaaaaaccccaaaaattgaaaaaaaaatgggaaaaaattggaTTTTATATCAcaaaaccagtataaaccagtataaaccagtatagcccagtatagcccagtatagcccagtatagcccagtataacccagtatagcccagtataacccagtataacccagtataacccagtatagcccagtataacccagtatagcccagtatagcccagtataacccagtatagcccagtataacccagtataacccagtataacccagtatagcccagtataacccagtataacccagtatagcccagtataacccagtatagcccagtataacccagtatagcccagtataacccagtatagcccagtataacccagtataacccagtatagcccagtatagcccagtatagcccagtataacccagtatagcccagtatagcccagtacagcccagtatagcccagtataacccagtataacccagtatagcccagtataacccagtatagcccagtataacccagtataacccagtataacccagtataacccagtatagcccagtataacccagtataacccagtatagcccagtataacccagtatggcccagtatagcccagtatagcccagtatggcccagtatagcccagtatagcccagtatagcccagtatagcccagtatagcccagtatagcccagtataACCATTCCCAATGCattcccagtatatcccagtacaaaccagtataACCCAGTTTAACCCTTACGTGCTTGGCCTGCTCCGCGATCTCGGCCGggctcctctcccacagccaggggggctccagtacagcccagtacagcccagtatagcccagtataacccagtataacccagtataacccagtataaccaTTCCCAATGCattcccagtatatcccagtataaaccagttTAACCCTTACGTGCTTGGCCTGCTCCGCGATCTCGGCCGggctcctctcccacagccaggggggctccagtacagcccagtacagcccagtatagcccagtataacccagtataacccagtataacccagtataaccaTTCCAATGCattcccagtatatcccagtataaaccagttTAACCCTTACGTGCTTGGCCTGCTCTGCAATCTCAGCCGggctcctctcccacagccaggggggctccagtacagcccagtacagcccagtataacccagtatagcccagtataaccattcccagtccatcccagtatatcccagtataaaccagttTAAACCCTTACGTGCTTGGCCTGCTCCGCGATCTCGGCCGggctcctctcccacagccaggggggctccagtatagcccagtataacccagtataacccagtatagcccagtatagcccagtataacccagtacaATCAATCCCAATGCATTCCCAATGCATTCCCAGTAgaaaccagtacaaaccagtacagTTTAACCTTACGTGCTTGGCCTGCTCCGCGATCTCGGCCGggctcctctcccacagccaggggggctccagtacagcccagtataacccagtataacccagtataacccagtacagcccagtatagcccagtataacccagtacaATCAATCCCAATGCattcccagtataaaccagtataaaccagttTAACCCTTACATGCTTGGCCTGCTCCGCGATCTCGGCCGggctcctctcccacagccaggggggctccagtacagcccagtatagcccagtataacccagtataaaccagtataacccagtatagcccagtataACCATTCCCAATGCattcccagtacaaaccagtatatcccagtataaaccagtatcACTCACATGCTTGGCCTGCTCCGCGATCTCGGCCGggctcctctcccacagccaggggggctccagtacagcccagtatagcccagtatagcccagtatagcccagtataacccagtacaATCAATCCCAATGCattcccagtataaaccagtacaaaccagtacaaaccagtacaaTTTAACCCTTACGTGCTTGGCCTGCTCCGCGATCTCGGCCGggctcctct
Coding sequences:
- the LOC118701135 gene encoding helicase SRCAP-like; protein product: GEVEHRVAEMKREGFWSLRRLPKVPEPARPKVHWDYLCEEMQWLAADFAQERRWKRGVARKVVRMVMRHHEEQRQRQERAKREEQAKLRRVAAAIAREVRTWSSVEK